The Nitrosomonas sp. sh817 genome includes a window with the following:
- the rpmD gene encoding 50S ribosomal protein L30, whose amino-acid sequence MTNNKTIKITLIKSTIGTKKIHRETIKGLGLSKINSYSILNDTPSIRGMINKVFYLVKCD is encoded by the coding sequence ATGACAAATAATAAAACTATAAAGATAACATTAATTAAAAGCACCATAGGTACAAAAAAAATACACCGTGAAACCATTAAGGGCTTGGGTTTGTCGAAAATTAATAGTTATTCGATTTTAAATGACACACCATCGATACGTGGAATGATTAATAAAGTATTTTATCTCGTTAAATGTGACTGA
- the secY gene encoding preprotein translocase subunit SecY, with product MQKPVDKFADLKRRLWFLFWALIVYRIGAHVPVPGIDPAVLKDLFNSQENGVLGMFNMFSGGALARFSIFALGIMPYISASIIMQLGTVAVPHLEALKKEGESGRRKITQYTRYGTLLLALVQSYGISIALQSQNGLVIVPGSMFILTTVITLVTGTIFLMWLGEQITERGIGNGISLIIFAGIAAGLPSAIGGTLDLVSTGSMHFLVALGIFIAAAIVTCLVVYIEKGQRRILVNYAKRQVGRKIFGGQSSHLPLKLNMAGVIPPIFASSIILFPATLAGWFANNDSMLWLKDISGALAPGQPVYVILYAIMIIFFCFFYTALVFNPKETSDNLKKSGAFIPGIRPGEQTTRYIENIMLRLTLTGSLYVTLVCLLPEFLILKWNVPFYFGGTSLLIIVIVTMDFMSQVQSHVMSSQYDSLLKKANLKGNNRVPMH from the coding sequence ATGCAGAAGCCTGTTGATAAGTTCGCGGATTTGAAGAGACGATTATGGTTTCTTTTTTGGGCTTTGATTGTATACAGAATTGGTGCGCATGTTCCTGTTCCAGGTATCGATCCAGCAGTTTTAAAAGATCTTTTTAATTCGCAAGAAAATGGTGTGCTGGGAATGTTTAATATGTTCTCAGGGGGTGCTCTTGCTAGATTTTCTATTTTTGCACTGGGCATTATGCCGTATATTTCGGCTTCAATCATCATGCAATTAGGAACTGTTGCGGTGCCACATCTTGAAGCATTAAAGAAAGAAGGGGAAAGTGGTCGAAGAAAAATTACGCAATATACGCGGTATGGTACCTTGTTGCTGGCTTTAGTTCAAAGTTATGGGATTTCAATTGCTTTGCAGTCACAGAATGGTTTGGTAATAGTTCCTGGTAGTATGTTTATCTTAACTACTGTTATTACATTGGTAACAGGTACAATTTTTCTAATGTGGCTGGGCGAGCAAATTACTGAAAGAGGAATTGGTAATGGCATATCATTAATTATATTCGCCGGTATAGCAGCAGGATTACCTAGCGCTATAGGTGGAACGTTAGACCTTGTTAGTACTGGATCAATGCATTTCCTTGTTGCATTAGGAATTTTTATTGCTGCGGCAATTGTAACGTGTTTAGTGGTGTATATAGAAAAAGGACAGCGAAGGATTTTAGTAAATTACGCGAAACGTCAAGTTGGCAGAAAAATTTTTGGAGGTCAAAGTTCTCACCTACCACTTAAATTAAATATGGCTGGCGTGATTCCACCAATTTTTGCATCAAGTATAATCTTATTTCCGGCAACCTTGGCGGGTTGGTTTGCCAATAATGATTCTATGTTATGGTTAAAAGATATTAGTGGAGCCTTGGCACCTGGGCAACCTGTATATGTAATACTTTATGCAATCATGATTATCTTCTTTTGTTTTTTTTACACGGCTTTAGTTTTTAATCCCAAAGAAACTTCTGATAATCTAAAAAAGAGTGGAGCTTTTATACCTGGCATCAGACCTGGCGAACAAACAACACGTTACATAGAAAACATAATGTTGAGATTAACATTGACTGGATCACTTTATGTTACTTTGGTTTGCCTTCTTCCTGAGTTTCTGATTCTAAAATGGAATGTTCCATTTTATTTTGGTGGAACATCTTTGCTCATAATTGTTATTGTTACTATGGATTTTATGTCACAGGTTCAATCTCACGTCATGTCATCACAATATGATAGTTTGCTTAAGAAGGCAAATTTAAAAGGGAATAACAGAGTTCCTATGCATTAG
- the rpsQ gene encoding 30S ribosomal protein S17 — protein MKSEDIKRSRSLNGKVVSNKMAKTVTVLVERRLKHPLYEKFITRSKKYHAHVENNNINIGDIVLIEECRPISKTKNWLVKELLVCTKKDF, from the coding sequence ATGAAGAGTGAAGATATAAAACGTAGTCGCAGCTTAAATGGTAAAGTTGTCAGTAATAAGATGGCTAAAACAGTCACGGTTCTTGTTGAGCGCCGACTTAAACACCCTCTATATGAAAAATTTATAACACGCTCTAAGAAATATCACGCTCATGTTGAAAATAATAATATAAATATTGGGGACATCGTTTTAATCGAAGAGTGTCGTCCAATATCTAAAACTAAAAATTGGTTGGTTAAAGAACTGCTTGTCTGTACAAAAAAAGACTTTTAA
- the rplO gene encoding 50S ribosomal protein L15 — translation MYLYTIKSPSGAKKNKQRVGRGMGSGHGKTCGRGHKGQKSRSGGFHKIGFEGGQMPIQRRLPKKGFTSISTKQSVSLKLVDLNIIAENETINLNLLKLKGLVSRKIKKVKIYNPSITNRKYRLENISVSGSMRDLVEDVNGNQK, via the coding sequence ATGTATTTATATACTATAAAATCTCCGTCAGGAGCAAAAAAAAATAAACAGCGAGTAGGTCGAGGAATGGGAAGCGGGCATGGCAAAACTTGTGGACGAGGACATAAAGGACAGAAATCACGCTCTGGAGGATTTCATAAAATTGGATTCGAAGGCGGGCAAATGCCGATACAACGCAGACTGCCTAAGAAGGGATTCACTTCTATAAGTACTAAACAAAGTGTATCGCTAAAGTTGGTAGACCTCAATATCATAGCTGAAAATGAAACGATCAATCTGAATTTACTCAAGTTAAAAGGTTTGGTTTCAAGAAAAATAAAAAAGGTGAAAATTTATAATCCTTCTATTACTAACAGAAAATATAGATTAGAAAATATTTCTGTTAGTGGAAGTATGAGAGATCTAGTAGAAGATGTTAATGGAAATCAAAAGTAA
- the rpsE gene encoding 30S ribosomal protein S5, which translates to MSKLNKLSNKASTEEDNGDNLREKMVAINRVTKVVKGGRILGFAALTVVGDGDGGVGMGKGKAREVPVAVQKAMDEARKRLIKIKMKGGTIYHPITASHGAAKVYMQPAPEGTGIIAGGPMRAIFEVMGMTNILAKCIGSTNPYNVVRATLKGLSMMKTPAEIAAKRNKSVEEILSGKHDK; encoded by the coding sequence ATGTCTAAATTAAATAAACTAAGTAATAAAGCAAGTACCGAAGAAGATAATGGGGATAATCTTCGAGAAAAAATGGTGGCGATCAATCGAGTAACAAAGGTTGTTAAAGGAGGCAGAATTCTAGGATTTGCTGCACTTACTGTAGTTGGAGATGGGGATGGAGGTGTGGGGATGGGCAAAGGGAAAGCAAGGGAAGTTCCTGTTGCTGTTCAGAAAGCCATGGATGAAGCGCGAAAAAGATTGATTAAAATTAAAATGAAAGGCGGAACTATATATCATCCTATAACAGCGTCCCATGGAGCCGCAAAAGTGTACATGCAACCTGCTCCCGAGGGCACAGGTATTATCGCTGGAGGCCCTATGCGAGCAATTTTTGAGGTTATGGGCATGACGAACATACTGGCTAAATGTATCGGATCAACAAATCCTTATAACGTTGTTCGAGCTACACTCAAAGGTTTGAGTATGATGAAAACCCCTGCGGAGATCGCAGCAAAAAGAAATAAAAGTGTAGAAGAGATTTTGAGCGGAAAACATGACAAATAA
- the rplN gene encoding 50S ribosomal protein L14 — MIQMQSKLRVADNTGARSLMCIKVLGGSKRQYAGIGDIIKVSIKDAAPRGRVKKGEVYNAVVVRTTKGVRRNDGSLLKFDDNAAVLLNNKLEPIGTRIFGPVTRELRTVKFMKIVSLAPEVL; from the coding sequence ATGATACAAATGCAATCCAAACTAAGAGTAGCCGATAATACTGGTGCGCGATCCCTGATGTGCATTAAAGTGCTTGGCGGATCAAAAAGACAGTATGCCGGCATAGGGGATATCATAAAAGTCAGCATCAAGGATGCTGCGCCAAGAGGAAGAGTCAAGAAAGGTGAAGTGTACAATGCTGTTGTGGTCCGAACTACTAAGGGAGTGCGGCGCAATGACGGCTCATTGCTCAAATTCGACGATAACGCTGCAGTGTTATTAAATAACAAATTAGAACCTATAGGAACTCGGATATTCGGGCCAGTAACTAGAGAATTACGTACTGTAAAGTTTATGAAAATTGTCTCATTAGCTCCTGAAGTTTTATGA
- the rplE gene encoding 50S ribosomal protein L5 encodes MARLKEYYQTAVVKKLMTDFKYKSVMEVPRISKITLNIGLGEATTDKKIIDNALSDLKKITGQQPIVTRAKKSIATFKVRKDYPIGCKVTLRHIRMYEFLDRLIGIAMPRIRDFRGISGKSFDGRGNYNLGIKEQIIFPEIDYDKIDSLRGMNISISTTAKNDLEAKALLEAFHFPFKN; translated from the coding sequence ATGGCTCGATTAAAAGAATATTATCAAACAGCAGTTGTAAAAAAATTGATGACTGATTTTAAATATAAATCAGTTATGGAAGTTCCTAGGATATCGAAGATAACACTGAATATTGGTCTCGGAGAAGCAACAACCGATAAAAAGATAATTGACAACGCACTATCGGATTTAAAAAAAATAACTGGGCAACAGCCCATAGTTACACGAGCAAAGAAATCAATAGCAACATTTAAAGTAAGAAAAGATTATCCTATTGGATGTAAAGTTACTCTTCGTCATATAAGAATGTATGAATTTTTGGATAGATTAATTGGGATAGCTATGCCAAGAATACGAGATTTTAGAGGAATTTCGGGTAAATCATTTGACGGTCGTGGAAATTATAATTTGGGTATAAAAGAGCAGATAATATTTCCTGAGATTGATTATGATAAAATTGATTCTTTGCGTGGGATGAATATATCGATTTCGACTACAGCAAAAAATGATTTAGAGGCAAAAGCATTACTAGAAGCTTTTCATTTTCCTTTTAAGAATTGA
- the rplP gene encoding 50S ribosomal protein L16 produces MLQPSRTKYRKQQKGRNTGIATRGAKVSFGEYGLKALGRGRLTARQIEAARRAMTRHIKRGGRIWIRIFPDKPISQKPAEVRMGNGKGNPEYYVAEIQPGKVLYEMDGVNEELAREAFSLAAAKLPIKTTFIVRQIGV; encoded by the coding sequence ATGCTTCAACCATCAAGAACAAAATATAGAAAGCAGCAAAAAGGAAGGAATACCGGAATCGCAACAAGAGGAGCGAAAGTAAGTTTCGGAGAATATGGCTTGAAAGCGTTAGGGCGGGGACGATTAACAGCTAGGCAGATTGAGGCTGCCAGACGTGCAATGACGAGGCATATTAAAAGAGGTGGTAGAATATGGATAAGAATTTTTCCAGATAAGCCCATATCGCAAAAGCCAGCTGAAGTTAGAATGGGAAATGGAAAAGGCAATCCTGAATATTATGTAGCTGAGATACAACCGGGTAAAGTGTTATATGAGATGGATGGAGTTAATGAAGAGCTAGCGAGAGAAGCTTTTTCATTAGCAGCAGCAAAGTTGCCTATAAAAACAACATTTATCGTCAGACAAATTGGTGTATAG
- the rplX gene encoding 50S ribosomal protein L24 has protein sequence MPKIKKGDEVMVITGKDKGKRGTVLRVIKNERLIVQGINSVKKHQKPNPATGIAGGIINKEMPIHISNVAIYNFETSKIDKIKMSLDSQKEKKRVFRSTGELIG, from the coding sequence ATGCCTAAAATTAAGAAAGGTGATGAAGTAATGGTTATTACAGGCAAAGATAAAGGTAAGAGAGGCACAGTTTTGCGTGTAATTAAAAACGAGCGTTTAATTGTTCAAGGTATAAATTCCGTAAAAAAGCATCAAAAACCGAATCCTGCTACTGGCATTGCTGGGGGAATAATCAACAAGGAAATGCCCATCCACATTTCCAATGTCGCTATTTATAATTTTGAAACAAGTAAAATTGATAAAATTAAAATGAGTTTAGATTCACAAAAAGAAAAAAAGAGAGTTTTTAGATCTACCGGTGAATTAATTGGATAA
- the rpsN gene encoding 30S ribosomal protein S14 yields the protein MAKLSLINRNLKRKRIVDKYADKRARIISIIRNYTIPIEKRNEARIALQMLPRNASPVRLRNRCELTGRPRGVYSKFGLGRIKLREIAMSGKIPGITKASW from the coding sequence ATGGCAAAACTATCGTTAATTAATCGAAATCTAAAAAGAAAAAGAATAGTTGATAAATATGCTGATAAAAGAGCTAGAATAATTAGCATAATTCGTAACTATACGATACCTATCGAAAAGCGCAATGAGGCACGTATAGCCTTGCAAATGCTTCCTAGAAATGCTAGCCCGGTAAGGCTAAGAAATAGATGTGAATTAACAGGTCGGCCACGAGGTGTTTATTCGAAATTTGGATTAGGAAGAATTAAGCTAAGAGAGATTGCGATGAGTGGTAAAATTCCGGGTATTACGAAAGCAAGCTGGTAA
- the rpsH gene encoding 30S ribosomal protein S8 produces MSLSDPISDMLTRIRNAQMAHKLSVKMPSSKLKIAIANVLKDEGYIHGYEVVEISNKSELVINLKYHCGVPVIEQIIRISKPGLRIYKSCSNLPNVKNGLGISIVSTSKGVMTNQKARVNGLGGELLCCVV; encoded by the coding sequence ATGAGTTTAAGTGATCCGATATCAGATATGCTTACCAGAATCAGAAACGCACAAATGGCTCATAAGCTGTCTGTTAAAATGCCAAGTTCAAAATTAAAGATCGCTATAGCAAACGTGCTTAAGGATGAAGGATATATTCATGGATATGAAGTTGTTGAGATATCTAATAAAAGTGAATTAGTAATTAATTTAAAATATCACTGTGGCGTACCTGTGATTGAACAAATAATACGGATAAGCAAACCAGGTTTGAGAATTTATAAATCGTGCTCGAACTTACCTAACGTAAAAAATGGTCTAGGTATATCGATTGTCTCTACCTCAAAAGGTGTTATGACTAATCAGAAAGCTAGAGTAAACGGATTAGGCGGTGAATTATTATGTTGTGTAGTTTAA
- the rplF gene encoding 50S ribosomal protein L6 — MSRVSNSPIAISKEVEITLSGKCLSVKGPLGEVKQDLPVELNVENYNNQVKVEVVTHTQQANALAGTLRMLIANMVKGVTIGFEKKLQLVGVGYRAQVVNNKVNLSLGFSHQIDHEIPIGIKIETPTQTEIVIKGIDKQKVGQVAADIRSYRRPEPYKGKGIRYSDEVIILKETKKK; from the coding sequence ATGTCTCGAGTAAGCAATAGTCCTATAGCTATATCAAAAGAAGTTGAAATTACTTTATCTGGAAAATGCCTTTCGGTAAAAGGCCCGTTGGGTGAAGTAAAGCAAGATTTGCCAGTTGAATTGAATGTTGAGAATTATAACAATCAAGTAAAAGTAGAAGTAGTTACGCACACGCAACAAGCAAATGCATTGGCTGGAACTTTAAGAATGCTTATCGCTAATATGGTTAAAGGTGTGACGATCGGTTTCGAGAAGAAACTTCAGTTGGTTGGTGTTGGATACCGGGCTCAGGTTGTTAATAATAAAGTTAATTTGTCATTGGGTTTTTCTCATCAGATAGATCATGAGATTCCTATAGGCATTAAAATTGAAACCCCAACTCAAACTGAGATAGTAATTAAAGGAATTGATAAGCAAAAAGTAGGGCAAGTAGCCGCTGATATCCGGTCCTATAGAAGACCAGAGCCTTATAAGGGAAAAGGAATTAGATATAGCGATGAAGTTATTATCCTAAAAGAAACCAAGAAAAAATAA
- the rplR gene encoding 50S ribosomal protein L18 encodes MKSNKERRLIRSKQTRIRIANNKAIRLCVHRTNLHIYAQVIDDSRNIVITQASSLEKDFKAEINNGGNIAAAILIGRKIAQKAKEHGVSKIAFDRSGYRYHGRVKALAEAAREEGLIF; translated from the coding sequence ATGAAAAGTAACAAAGAAAGAAGATTGATAAGATCTAAGCAAACAAGAATTCGGATAGCCAATAATAAAGCGATTCGGCTGTGTGTGCACCGAACGAATTTGCATATATATGCACAAGTTATTGATGACAGCAGGAATATTGTAATTACTCAAGCTTCGTCACTTGAAAAAGATTTTAAAGCAGAAATAAATAATGGTGGAAATATTGCTGCAGCAATTTTGATCGGAAGAAAAATTGCCCAAAAGGCAAAAGAACATGGCGTATCGAAAATTGCATTTGATAGATCAGGATATCGATATCATGGACGTGTCAAAGCTTTGGCAGAAGCCGCGCGCGAAGAAGGTTTAATTTTTTAA
- the rpmC gene encoding 50S ribosomal protein L29 translates to MRISDMRVKELHELNEELMTLLKIQFSLRMRHATQQLSNTQQIKKNRKDIARLKTLIAQKKNYEE, encoded by the coding sequence ATGAGAATTAGCGATATGAGAGTCAAAGAGCTTCATGAGTTAAATGAAGAATTGATGACGCTGCTAAAAATACAATTTAGTTTACGAATGCGACATGCAACTCAGCAGTTGTCGAATACGCAGCAAATTAAAAAAAATAGAAAAGATATAGCTAGATTAAAAACTTTGATTGCTCAGAAAAAAAATTATGAAGAGTGA